One Methylosarcina fibrata AML-C10 DNA segment encodes these proteins:
- a CDS encoding TetR/AcrR family transcriptional regulator, whose protein sequence is MKRIQKTNTRERLLDAAEAVVVEQGVGAMTLDAVAARAGISKGGLLYHFPSKEAVVLGMVSRIASIVQERFAAGLAGESPGRGRHARTMLHMMLDTEGSLFPRLQRVAGPLLGAVSSNPKMLEPMQRFFQDVYQGMLDDGLPADRSWLILAALDGLKFWRIFGILHPSEQDLAGLQLLLTRIIDEAPL, encoded by the coding sequence ATGAAACGAATACAAAAGACGAATACCCGCGAACGCCTGCTCGATGCGGCCGAAGCCGTCGTCGTGGAACAAGGCGTCGGCGCCATGACCCTGGATGCGGTTGCCGCGAGGGCCGGAATCAGCAAGGGCGGGCTTCTTTATCACTTCCCGTCCAAGGAGGCCGTCGTGCTGGGCATGGTATCGCGCATCGCGTCCATCGTTCAGGAAAGGTTTGCCGCCGGTTTGGCCGGCGAGTCTCCCGGGCGCGGGCGACACGCCCGAACGATGCTGCATATGATGCTGGATACCGAGGGCTCCCTGTTTCCCCGGCTCCAGCGGGTGGCCGGCCCGCTGCTGGGTGCGGTATCCAGCAATCCGAAAATGCTGGAGCCGATGCAGCGCTTCTTTCAAGACGTGTATCAAGGCATGCTCGACGACGGCCTGCCCGCCGATCGCAGTTGGCTGATTCTTGCCGCCCTGGACGGTCTCAAATTTTGGCGGATTTTCGGCATCCTGCATCCCTCCGAGCAGGACCTGGCGGGGCTGCAACTGTTGCTGACACGTATCATTGACGAGGCGCCATTGTGA
- a CDS encoding OST-HTH/LOTUS domain-containing protein gives MNANQDLSAIRDEVFQKIGRNLVNFQKIELMLKHLIAYGQVSGSRNEFQKNQEKKIADTRKKTLGRLVGEFVETTFQSTDSSPKPTAESAEPSISFSFSIEADADFYESKKRELKSLVDDRNDLIHHLLPRFNPESIDSCLEIRDYLDQQRERLIPEFEYLKSVIENFKELAAYLSSDEGKRAFELGLLQQSPIVQLLLNVSVQKPRPDGWTFLSVAIRQIRQILPDEMEQLENRWGYQTLPDLMEASKYFDITKEELSNGSYRWVYRSKPALAYAASYRLIQAIIDAANKTGKTDDWTSLVSTAKHIDATCSNELSEVTEKLGYQSLYDFMVESDLFEWRTGKKDEVHDIRYRLKQS, from the coding sequence ATGAATGCAAATCAGGATCTTTCGGCCATCAGAGACGAAGTATTCCAGAAAATTGGCAGGAATTTGGTCAATTTTCAGAAAATAGAGCTCATGTTGAAACATTTGATCGCATATGGACAGGTTTCTGGCTCCAGGAACGAATTCCAAAAAAATCAGGAAAAGAAAATCGCTGATACAAGAAAGAAGACCCTGGGCAGGCTCGTCGGCGAATTCGTCGAAACTACATTTCAATCAACCGATTCCTCACCTAAACCCACTGCTGAGAGCGCAGAGCCGTCTATTTCTTTTTCGTTTTCAATCGAGGCTGACGCTGATTTTTATGAAAGTAAAAAGCGGGAGCTAAAGTCATTGGTCGATGACAGGAATGACTTGATTCATCATTTATTGCCACGCTTCAATCCGGAATCTATTGATAGCTGTTTGGAAATCAGAGATTACCTGGATCAGCAAAGAGAACGATTAATACCCGAGTTTGAGTATTTGAAATCGGTCATTGAAAACTTCAAAGAACTCGCGGCTTATCTTTCCTCTGATGAAGGTAAAAGGGCGTTTGAACTCGGTTTGCTGCAACAAAGCCCTATTGTCCAATTGTTACTAAACGTCTCCGTTCAAAAACCAAGACCTGATGGTTGGACATTTTTGAGCGTGGCCATTCGACAAATTCGGCAAATATTGCCGGACGAAATGGAGCAACTGGAAAATAGATGGGGATATCAAACTTTGCCTGATTTAATGGAGGCATCGAAATACTTCGACATCACCAAAGAAGAACTCAGCAATGGGAGTTATCGTTGGGTCTATCGCTCAAAACCGGCGCTTGCTTATGCCGCCAGTTACCGGCTCATTCAGGCAATCATTGATGCAGCGAATAAAACCGGTAAAACCGATGACTGGACATCGCTAGTCTCAACGGCCAAGCACATCGACGCAACCTGTTCTAACGAGTTATCCGAAGTCACTGAAAAGCTGGGCTACCAATCATTGTATGATTTCATGGTCGAATCCGACCTTTTTGAGTGGCGGACAGGTAAAAAAGATGAGGTTCATGACATTCGTTACCGGCTAAAACAAAGTTAA
- the hlyD gene encoding secretion protein HlyD: MKKILLSVVVLLVIVASASWAYRAYRGENKAAPILYGNVDIREVTLGFRVPGKLAKLLYDEGDKVKAGEVMARLDDEPYRNQVAGAEAQVDSLRARLKLRETGNRPEEIAQARSLVREREAAAVNAERLFQRAEELLADKGVSTQERDNAEAGRKEARARLKAARDNLALLEAGFRIEDITQAKADLAQTEAALATARLQLKDTVLTAPSDGVILTRAQEAGAILQAGSPVFTLSLVHPVWVRAYIHEPDLGRIHPGMKVEIRTDSLVGKPYQGRIGYISPRAEFTPKTVETAELRTALVYRLRIVVENPDERLRQGMPVTVTLAESAPGTQNPL, translated from the coding sequence GTGAAAAAGATCCTCCTCTCCGTCGTCGTTTTGCTGGTCATCGTGGCGAGCGCAAGCTGGGCTTATCGCGCGTATCGCGGCGAAAACAAGGCCGCGCCGATACTTTACGGCAACGTGGACATACGCGAAGTCACCCTCGGTTTTCGCGTTCCCGGCAAGCTGGCGAAACTTCTCTACGACGAGGGCGACAAAGTCAAAGCAGGCGAGGTGATGGCCCGGCTGGACGACGAGCCTTATCGCAACCAGGTCGCCGGCGCCGAGGCCCAGGTCGACTCGTTGCGGGCGCGACTGAAGCTGCGCGAAACCGGCAATCGTCCGGAAGAGATCGCGCAAGCCCGGTCGCTCGTCCGCGAGCGCGAAGCCGCCGCCGTCAATGCCGAGCGGTTGTTCCAGCGGGCCGAGGAACTGCTGGCCGACAAAGGGGTCTCGACCCAGGAACGCGACAACGCCGAGGCCGGCCGCAAGGAGGCCCGGGCTAGACTCAAAGCCGCGCGCGACAACCTGGCGCTTCTCGAAGCCGGATTTCGAATCGAAGACATTACCCAGGCCAAAGCCGATCTTGCGCAAACGGAAGCGGCACTGGCCACCGCCCGTCTGCAATTGAAGGATACGGTATTGACCGCGCCATCCGACGGTGTCATTCTCACCCGGGCGCAAGAGGCCGGCGCCATCCTGCAAGCGGGCTCGCCGGTTTTCACGCTTTCCCTGGTGCATCCGGTTTGGGTTCGCGCCTACATTCATGAGCCCGACCTGGGCCGCATCCATCCGGGCATGAAGGTCGAGATCCGGACCGACTCCCTTGTCGGCAAACCTTATCAGGGCCGGATCGGCTACATTTCTCCGCGCGCCGAATTTACGCCGAAGACCGTGGAAACGGCGGAACTGCGCACGGCGCTCGTCTACCGATTACGCATCGTCGTCGAGAATCCCGATGAAAGGCTGCGCCAGGGCATGCCGGTCACAGTCACTCTCGCTGAAAGCGCGCCAGGCACGCAGAATCCGTTATGA
- the ampD gene encoding 1,6-anhydro-N-acetylmuramyl-L-alanine amidase AmpD: MLIERHWLTEATQNPSPNFDERPDPSDISLLVIHCISLPPGEFDNPYIDRFFCNRLDPDAHPYFKEIGRMTVSAHLVIKRGGEIVQYVPFDRRAWHAGQSVYAGRERCNDFSIGIELEGTEQTDYTDEQYRQLAAVIKALLAAYPTLSGRRIAGHSDIAPGRKTDPGPSFDWKRLYDLLEGPPTA; the protein is encoded by the coding sequence ATGTTGATTGAACGGCACTGGCTGACGGAAGCCACCCAAAATCCCTCACCCAATTTCGATGAGCGGCCTGATCCTTCGGACATTTCCCTGCTGGTGATCCACTGCATCAGCCTGCCGCCGGGGGAATTCGATAATCCTTACATCGACCGCTTTTTCTGCAATCGGCTCGACCCCGACGCCCATCCCTATTTCAAAGAAATTGGTCGGATGACCGTTTCCGCCCATCTCGTGATCAAACGCGGCGGCGAGATCGTGCAATACGTCCCGTTCGACCGGCGCGCCTGGCACGCAGGCCAGTCGGTCTACGCCGGGCGGGAGCGGTGCAACGATTTTTCCATCGGCATCGAACTGGAAGGTACTGAACAGACGGACTATACCGACGAACAATACCGGCAGTTGGCGGCGGTGATAAAAGCCTTGCTGGCGGCCTATCCGACTCTGTCCGGCCGGCGAATCGCCGGCCACAGCGACATTGCTCCCGGCCGCAAGACCGATCCGGGGCCGTCGTTCGACTGGAAAAGGCTGTACGATTTACTGGAAGGACCGCCGACGGCGTGA
- a CDS encoding lytic murein transglycosylase: MKKLVTVDLLKPILVLALAGLASGCASNHKKPYRVDSHRTYKPTATAPSVSSIAANPSLPSAASSYPVTPSPGNALPGYSTSYLSGPYAGYPSVRNFVRYMVQRHGFSESYLIGLFSNAHRLESVIRLETPAPSYGPSKPGSWTRYRNKFLTEDHIEHGANFWRNNAAAIQKASVQYGVDPEYIVGIIGVETYFGRNIGKTCIFDSLTTLAFDTHRRSKFFTSELENFLLMTREEGLDPRQPVGSWAGAMGLGQFMPSSFRRLAVDFNHDGRRDLWHEHDAIGSVAHYFARSGWQFNSPVARPSNSAHSPSVIELSTYGGNEYWHVYPNFKVIKSYNNSNKYAMAVHQLAQAIKHRVFNSGQMALRQ; this comes from the coding sequence ATGAAGAAATTAGTGACCGTCGACCTTTTGAAACCGATTCTCGTACTGGCCCTGGCCGGTCTGGCCTCAGGATGTGCCAGCAATCACAAGAAACCCTATCGCGTCGACTCTCACCGTACTTACAAGCCTACGGCGACTGCACCTTCGGTATCATCCATTGCAGCCAATCCCTCGTTGCCGTCCGCTGCGTCCTCTTACCCGGTGACGCCGTCTCCGGGCAATGCGTTGCCCGGTTATTCGACGTCCTACCTCAGCGGCCCTTACGCCGGTTACCCGTCGGTAAGAAATTTCGTCCGGTACATGGTGCAAAGACACGGCTTCTCGGAAAGCTATCTGATCGGGCTGTTTTCCAACGCCCATCGGCTGGAATCGGTGATTCGCCTGGAAACTCCCGCGCCTTCGTACGGACCGTCGAAACCCGGCAGTTGGACCCGTTACCGAAATAAATTCCTTACCGAGGACCATATCGAGCACGGGGCGAATTTTTGGCGCAACAACGCCGCCGCCATCCAGAAAGCCAGCGTCCAGTATGGCGTCGATCCCGAATACATCGTCGGCATTATCGGCGTCGAAACCTATTTCGGGCGCAATATCGGAAAAACCTGCATCTTCGATTCCTTGACGACTTTGGCATTCGACACCCATCGGCGCTCCAAATTTTTCACTTCGGAACTGGAAAACTTTTTATTGATGACGCGCGAAGAAGGCCTGGATCCCCGGCAGCCGGTGGGCTCCTGGGCCGGCGCCATGGGACTCGGCCAGTTCATGCCGAGCAGTTTCCGGCGCCTGGCGGTGGATTTCAATCACGACGGACGCCGCGATCTCTGGCACGAACACGACGCGATCGGCAGTGTCGCCCATTATTTCGCGCGGAGCGGCTGGCAATTCAACAGCCCGGTGGCCAGACCGTCCAACAGCGCCCACTCCCCGTCCGTCATTGAGCTGAGCACCTACGGCGGCAATGAATACTGGCATGTTTATCCCAATTTCAAAGTCATCAAAAGCTACAATAACAGCAATAAATACGCGATGGCGGTGCATCAACTGGCCCAGGCCATCAAACACCGGGTTTTCAACTCGGGGCAAATGGCTCTTCGGCAATGA
- the lspA gene encoding signal peptidase II has product MMKWLWLSFLAVILDQGTKLAVDGTMQLYQSIRILPYFNLTYVHNTGAAFSFLSQAGGWQRWFFAGLAIAISIVITFWLARLQKHEVLLAAALSLILGGAVGNLIDRLVYGYVIDFLDVYYRGWHWPAFNIADSAITLGVALMLAESFGLGKPKKDPP; this is encoded by the coding sequence ATGATGAAATGGTTATGGCTATCGTTTTTGGCCGTGATACTGGATCAAGGCACCAAACTGGCGGTGGACGGCACCATGCAGTTGTACCAGTCCATCCGGATCCTGCCTTATTTCAACCTGACCTATGTTCACAATACCGGCGCGGCGTTCAGTTTTCTGAGCCAGGCCGGCGGCTGGCAACGCTGGTTTTTTGCGGGACTGGCCATTGCGATCAGCATCGTGATCACTTTCTGGCTGGCCCGGCTGCAAAAACACGAGGTTCTGCTCGCTGCGGCCTTGTCGCTGATATTGGGCGGCGCCGTGGGCAATCTGATCGACCGGCTGGTGTACGGCTACGTGATCGATTTTCTGGACGTGTACTACCGCGGCTGGCATTGGCCCGCCTTTAATATTGCGGACTCTGCGATTACCCTAGGCGTTGCCTTGATGCTGGCCGAATCTTTCGGCCTGGGCAAGCCGAAGAAAGACCCGCCGTAG
- the ileS gene encoding isoleucine--tRNA ligase produces MTMDYKKTLNLPNTSFPMKGNLAQREPERLKKWNEAGLYEKIREAFAGRPKFILHDGPPYANGEIHIGHAVNKVLKDFIVKSKTLSGFDAPYVPGWDCHGLPIELQVEKKIGKAGMQVSPEVFRKACRDYAGKQVNLQKEAFIRLGVLGEWDRPYLTMDYAFEADIVRALGKIAAKGHIVQGAKPVHWCTDCGSALAEAEVEYEDKHSPAIDVRFQVADEAAFLAGCHHIEGHEGEGPLSVVIWTTTPWTLPANRGVALNPELDYAVVQCEKEGRKERLVIAEALLKDAMARYDIEHYHVIAYCKGCALEHQRLQHPFYERAVPIILGDHVTTESGTGAVHTAPGHGQDDYIVGMKYGLPVDNPVGPDGVFLPNTELFAGEHVFKANAHVLEVLEESGKLLHHHAILHSYPHCWRHKTPIIFRATSQWFISMDKNGLREQALNEVKRVTWIPDWGQARIESMLTGRPDWCISRQRTWGVPITFFLHKETGEPHPRTVELIEPIARRIEEKGIEAWFALDAAELLGDDAAHYQKSTDTLDVWFDSGVTHACVLDKREQLRFPADLYLEGSDQHRGWFQSSLLASTAMNDVAPYKAVLTHGFTVDAEGKKMSKSKGNVVAPQSVMKDLGADVLRLWVASTDYRSEMAVSNEILSRTSDGYRRLRNTARFLLSNLADFDPAQHRVDNSDLLALDRWVMDRAYTLQEEVKAAYAAYQFQTIYQKVHHFCVIDLGGFYLDIVKDRQYTGKADGLARRSAQTAMYHVLEALVRWLAPIISYTADEIWQYLPGRRSESVFLETWYRDLVRLDPDSPLNLELWQKVMAVRTAVSKELEKSRAKGDIGSSLNAEVELYCNDDYYSALNRLAGELHFIFITSNASVTAEKFCPEDAVATDVDGVKIKIVVSGHKKCVRCWHQRYDVGEHPEHPELCGRCVENVDGHGENRKFA; encoded by the coding sequence ATGACCATGGACTATAAGAAAACACTCAATTTACCCAATACTTCGTTCCCGATGAAAGGCAATCTGGCGCAGCGCGAACCGGAACGGCTGAAAAAATGGAACGAAGCCGGCTTATATGAAAAAATCAGGGAAGCTTTTGCCGGCAGGCCCAAATTCATCCTGCACGACGGCCCTCCCTACGCCAACGGCGAAATTCACATCGGTCATGCCGTCAATAAAGTCCTGAAGGATTTTATCGTCAAGTCCAAAACCTTGAGCGGCTTTGATGCGCCTTACGTTCCCGGCTGGGATTGCCACGGCCTGCCGATCGAATTGCAGGTGGAAAAGAAAATCGGCAAAGCCGGCATGCAGGTTTCTCCGGAAGTGTTTCGCAAGGCCTGCCGCGACTACGCCGGCAAGCAGGTCAACCTGCAGAAAGAGGCTTTTATCCGGCTGGGCGTGTTGGGCGAATGGGATCGCCCCTACCTGACCATGGATTACGCTTTTGAAGCCGACATCGTCCGCGCTTTGGGCAAAATCGCCGCGAAAGGGCATATCGTCCAGGGCGCCAAACCGGTCCATTGGTGCACCGATTGCGGCTCCGCCCTGGCCGAAGCCGAAGTCGAATACGAAGACAAACATTCGCCGGCCATCGACGTCCGTTTTCAGGTCGCCGACGAAGCCGCCTTCCTGGCCGGCTGCCATCACATCGAAGGCCACGAAGGCGAAGGCCCGTTGTCGGTGGTCATCTGGACGACAACCCCATGGACCTTGCCGGCCAACCGGGGCGTTGCGTTAAACCCCGAGCTGGACTATGCCGTCGTCCAATGCGAAAAAGAAGGCCGCAAGGAACGCCTGGTCATTGCCGAAGCCCTGCTGAAAGACGCCATGGCGCGTTACGACATCGAACATTATCACGTGATCGCTTACTGCAAGGGTTGCGCGCTGGAGCATCAGCGACTGCAACATCCGTTCTATGAGCGCGCCGTGCCCATCATTCTGGGCGACCACGTCACCACGGAATCGGGCACCGGCGCCGTCCATACCGCGCCCGGTCACGGCCAGGACGATTACATCGTCGGCATGAAATACGGTTTGCCGGTAGACAATCCGGTCGGCCCCGACGGCGTGTTCCTGCCGAACACCGAGCTGTTCGCCGGCGAGCACGTGTTCAAGGCCAACGCCCACGTCCTGGAGGTTCTGGAAGAGAGCGGCAAACTGCTCCACCATCATGCGATTCTGCACAGTTATCCGCACTGCTGGCGGCATAAAACCCCGATCATTTTCAGGGCCACCTCGCAATGGTTCATTTCCATGGATAAGAACGGCTTGCGCGAGCAAGCCCTGAATGAAGTCAAACGAGTAACCTGGATTCCCGACTGGGGCCAGGCCAGAATCGAAAGCATGCTGACGGGCCGGCCCGACTGGTGCATTTCCCGGCAGCGCACCTGGGGCGTGCCGATCACGTTTTTTCTGCATAAGGAAACGGGCGAACCGCATCCGCGCACGGTCGAACTCATCGAGCCGATCGCCCGGCGCATTGAAGAAAAAGGGATAGAGGCCTGGTTCGCGCTCGATGCCGCCGAGCTGCTCGGAGACGATGCGGCTCATTATCAAAAATCGACCGATACTCTGGACGTCTGGTTCGATTCGGGCGTAACGCACGCCTGCGTGCTCGACAAACGCGAGCAGCTCCGGTTTCCCGCCGATTTGTATCTGGAAGGCTCCGACCAGCACCGGGGCTGGTTCCAGTCTTCGCTGCTGGCGTCCACGGCGATGAACGACGTCGCGCCCTACAAGGCGGTGTTGACTCACGGCTTTACCGTCGACGCCGAAGGCAAAAAAATGTCCAAGTCGAAAGGCAACGTGGTGGCGCCGCAGTCGGTAATGAAGGATCTGGGCGCCGACGTGCTGCGCTTGTGGGTCGCCTCCACCGATTACCGGAGCGAAATGGCGGTATCGAATGAAATTCTAAGCCGCACCTCCGACGGCTACCGCCGCCTCCGGAATACCGCTCGCTTTTTGCTCTCGAACCTGGCCGATTTCGATCCCGCCCAACATCGGGTCGACAACAGCGATCTGCTGGCATTGGACCGCTGGGTCATGGATCGGGCTTACACGTTGCAGGAAGAAGTCAAAGCCGCTTACGCAGCTTACCAGTTCCAGACCATTTACCAGAAAGTGCACCATTTTTGCGTGATCGATCTGGGCGGCTTTTATCTGGACATCGTCAAGGACCGGCAATACACCGGCAAAGCCGACGGGCTGGCGCGGCGTTCGGCGCAGACGGCGATGTACCACGTGCTTGAAGCGCTGGTGCGCTGGCTGGCGCCGATCATCAGTTATACCGCCGACGAGATCTGGCAATACCTGCCGGGCCGGCGCAGCGAATCGGTCTTTCTGGAAACCTGGTACCGCGATCTGGTCCGGCTCGATCCCGACTCGCCTCTGAACCTGGAGCTCTGGCAGAAAGTCATGGCGGTGCGGACGGCCGTCAGCAAGGAACTGGAAAAATCCCGCGCCAAAGGCGACATCGGTTCTTCGCTCAACGCCGAAGTCGAACTGTATTGCAACGACGACTATTATTCCGCCTTGAACCGGCTCGCCGGCGAACTGCATTTCATCTTCATCACCTCCAATGCTTCGGTGACGGCGGAAAAATTTTGTCCCGAGGACGCCGTGGCGACCGATGTCGATGGAGTCAAAATAAAAATTGTCGTTTCCGGACATAAAAAATGCGTCCGCTGTTGGCATCAGCGCTACGACGTGGGCGAACATCCGGAACATCCGGAACTGTGCGGACGCTGCGTGGAAAACGTGGACGGCCATGGCGAAAACCGAAAATTTGCGTGA
- a CDS encoding DUF1631 family protein → MESFKTVFFHYFEQLVDNCCLRIEPEFSMHLSRGRETLSKEYHKNAQEYLRSIRFEIKANYLLKINGVFDQAPGKKEKPLEQRIHLESTSLVSDDHVQENYTANLIIRECEKIHHEQLTRLNHLMAVLSEKSAAAGRQNPVAPENLIRLLLAVTQPLRFNARQRIALYRAFETLVFNQMGFIYQELIKHCESNLQQGVEPIEKNQEAGNCPLPEAAPLQPIDQEFRQLQLKLAHWRTHGAPPGFDPLNSKNELFYEHFEITNALQVLNQFNLTTGGFAAAEGLPIKRQVLARLDELNFSDEAKTLTQNDEDVLDLISFIFSEIDAHPFLSDSIKSTLAQLEIPLAAVCLGRYGVFTDANHPLRSFLDQLIEAGLFLNFEHESDCSVRQHIIETANSLFSKTGFDLSGWASAAEEFSQFIEKYRENSRVREDNAIRAMMDYETLFSARKAVAEVVADAVRNQSLPPTVTDFLHNVWHPVMVQAYLTRHRQPESWEKSVKAMNQLIVSVTPPIDDAERKRILKFIPRMIKCLRSGLTLISYNREAQSRFFKELAVLQILAMDKKDTKTPEAGAANEETDDTGKIDAESEKQSGSSNPCLILLRIGDWYLFDGSSEKQWGRLARIGHNNENLLFVGKNGEKIVQIETEYLAKQVRLGQAAPLSVDSRSITGRMLSALSALQTTLPH, encoded by the coding sequence ATGGAATCCTTTAAAACGGTTTTTTTTCATTATTTCGAGCAACTGGTCGACAACTGCTGCCTGCGGATCGAGCCCGAGTTCAGCATGCATTTGAGTAGAGGCCGAGAAACCCTGTCCAAAGAATACCATAAAAACGCGCAGGAATATCTGCGCTCGATACGGTTCGAAATCAAAGCAAATTATCTCCTCAAAATAAACGGCGTTTTCGATCAGGCGCCCGGAAAAAAAGAAAAACCGCTGGAGCAAAGGATCCATTTGGAATCAACTTCGCTGGTCAGCGACGATCATGTGCAAGAGAATTACACCGCCAACCTGATCATCCGGGAATGTGAAAAAATCCATCATGAACAACTCACCCGCCTGAATCACCTGATGGCCGTTTTATCGGAAAAATCGGCCGCCGCAGGCCGCCAGAATCCGGTGGCTCCGGAAAATCTGATCCGGCTGCTCCTGGCCGTCACCCAACCGCTTCGATTCAATGCACGGCAGCGGATCGCGTTGTACAGAGCGTTTGAAACGCTTGTTTTCAACCAGATGGGTTTTATCTATCAGGAACTGATCAAACACTGCGAATCGAATCTTCAACAGGGCGTCGAGCCCATAGAAAAAAACCAGGAAGCCGGCAATTGCCCGCTCCCGGAAGCGGCTCCTTTGCAACCGATCGATCAGGAATTTCGGCAATTACAGTTAAAACTGGCGCACTGGCGCACTCACGGCGCCCCTCCCGGCTTCGACCCATTAAACAGTAAGAACGAACTTTTTTACGAACATTTCGAGATAACAAACGCGCTTCAGGTCTTGAACCAGTTTAACCTGACCACGGGCGGCTTTGCGGCGGCCGAGGGGCTCCCGATAAAAAGACAAGTCCTTGCCCGGCTCGACGAGCTCAACTTCAGCGACGAAGCCAAAACCCTCACGCAAAACGATGAGGACGTGCTCGATCTGATCTCTTTTATATTCTCCGAAATCGACGCCCATCCGTTCCTGTCCGATTCGATAAAATCCACTCTCGCCCAGTTGGAAATCCCCTTGGCGGCCGTCTGCCTGGGCCGGTACGGCGTATTCACCGATGCAAACCACCCGCTTCGCTCCTTTCTCGACCAACTGATCGAAGCCGGCCTGTTTTTGAACTTCGAGCACGAGTCCGACTGTTCCGTCCGGCAGCACATCATCGAAACGGCAAACAGCCTCTTTAGCAAGACCGGATTCGATCTCTCCGGCTGGGCGAGTGCGGCGGAAGAATTTTCGCAGTTTATCGAAAAATACCGGGAAAACAGCAGAGTGCGTGAAGACAATGCCATCCGGGCGATGATGGACTATGAAACGCTGTTCTCGGCCCGTAAAGCAGTGGCCGAGGTCGTAGCCGACGCCGTAAGGAACCAATCGCTGCCGCCGACCGTTACCGATTTTCTACACAATGTCTGGCATCCCGTAATGGTGCAAGCCTATCTGACCCGGCATCGTCAGCCTGAATCCTGGGAAAAGTCGGTCAAGGCGATGAATCAACTGATTGTTAGTGTTACCCCACCCATCGACGACGCAGAAAGAAAACGCATTCTGAAATTTATTCCGAGGATGATTAAATGTTTACGTAGCGGCCTGACTTTAATCTCCTATAATAGAGAGGCTCAGTCCCGGTTTTTTAAGGAACTGGCCGTGCTGCAAATCCTGGCGATGGATAAAAAAGACACGAAAACGCCGGAAGCCGGCGCCGCGAATGAAGAAACGGACGATACCGGAAAAATTGACGCAGAATCCGAAAAACAATCCGGTTCATCCAATCCTTGCCTTATATTGCTCCGAATAGGCGACTGGTACCTGTTCGACGGAAGCAGCGAAAAACAATGGGGCAGATTGGCAAGGATCGGCCACAATAACGAAAACCTGTTGTTTGTCGGCAAGAATGGTGAAAAAATAGTGCAGATCGAGACAGAGTATTTGGCGAAACAAGTCAGGCTGGGACAGGCCGCTCCCTTATCGGTCGACAGCCGGTCGATCACAGGCCGCATGCTCTCTGCGTTATCTGCCTTGCAGACCACCCTACCCCATTAA